One Enterococcus silesiacus genomic window carries:
- a CDS encoding 50S ribosomal protein L1 has product MAKKSKKMQDALKKVEATKVYPVAEAIALAKDTNIAKFDATVEVAYRLNVDPKKADQQIRGAVVLPNGTGKTQSVLVFAKGDKAKEAEAAGADYVGDADMVQKIQGGWFGFDVVVATPDMMAEVGKLGRVLGPKGLMPNPKTGTVTMDVTKAINEVKAGKVTYRVDKAGNIHVPIGKVSFDNEKLLENFNTINDVLLKAKPSAAKGQYIKNISVTTTFGPGIHVDQASF; this is encoded by the coding sequence ATGGCTAAAAAAAGCAAAAAAATGCAAGATGCATTAAAAAAAGTTGAAGCAACAAAAGTTTACCCTGTAGCAGAAGCGATCGCTTTGGCTAAAGACACAAATATTGCAAAATTCGACGCAACTGTTGAAGTTGCTTACCGTTTAAATGTAGACCCTAAAAAAGCAGACCAACAAATCCGTGGTGCAGTAGTATTACCAAACGGAACTGGTAAAACACAAAGCGTTTTAGTTTTCGCTAAAGGCGATAAAGCCAAAGAAGCTGAAGCAGCTGGTGCTGATTACGTAGGTGACGCTGACATGGTTCAAAAAATCCAAGGTGGCTGGTTTGGGTTTGACGTAGTTGTAGCAACTCCAGACATGATGGCTGAAGTTGGTAAATTAGGTCGTGTCTTAGGTCCTAAAGGTCTTATGCCTAACCCTAAAACTGGTACTGTAACAATGGACGTAACAAAAGCTATTAATGAAGTAAAAGCTGGTAAAGTAACGTACCGTGTTGACAAAGCTGGAAACATCCACGTACCAATCGGTAAAGTTTCATTCGATAATGAAAAATTACTAGAAAACTTCAATACAATCAACGATGTATTGTTGAAAGCTAAACCATCAGCAGCAAAAGGTCAATATATCAAAAACATTTCAGTAACAACTACATTTGGACCTGGAATCCACGTTGACCAAGCTTCATTTTAA
- a CDS encoding 50S ribosomal protein L10 encodes MSEAAIAKKETLVEEATAKFEAAASVVIVDYRGLTVEEVTSLRKQLRDANVEMKVIKNSILSRAAKKAGLEGLDEVFTGPTAVAFSNDDVVAPAKIIDEFASTAKALEIKGGVIEGKVSSVEEMTSLAKLPSRDGLLSMLLSVLQAPVRQVAYAVKAVAEKEEEVA; translated from the coding sequence ATGAGTGAAGCAGCAATCGCTAAAAAAGAAACCTTAGTCGAAGAAGCAACAGCTAAATTCGAAGCAGCAGCTTCTGTAGTCATTGTTGACTACCGTGGTTTAACTGTAGAGGAAGTAACTAGCTTACGTAAACAATTGCGTGATGCAAATGTTGAAATGAAAGTTATCAAAAACTCTATCCTTTCACGTGCAGCTAAAAAAGCTGGACTAGAAGGTTTGGACGAAGTATTTACAGGACCTACAGCAGTCGCTTTCAGTAACGACGATGTAGTAGCACCTGCTAAAATCATCGACGAATTTGCAAGTACTGCCAAAGCATTGGAAATCAAAGGTGGCGTTATTGAAGGTAAAGTATCTTCAGTAGAAGAAATGACATCTTTAGCAAAACTTCCAAGTCGCGATGGACTACTTTCTATGCTATTATCTGTATTGCAAGCGCCAGTCAGACAAGTGGCTTACGCTGTCAAAGCAGTGGCAGAAAAAGAAGAAGAAGTTGCATAA
- the rplL gene encoding 50S ribosomal protein L7/L12 (present in two forms; L12 is normal, while L7 is aminoacylated at the N-terminal serine; the only multicopy ribosomal protein; 4:1 ratio of L7/L12 per ribosome; two L12 dimers bind L10; critically important for translation efficiency and fidelity; stimulates GTPase activity of translation factors), giving the protein MALNIENIVAELEGATILELNDLVKAIEEKFDVSAAAPVAAAAGPAAAGEEQTEFTVELTAAGDQKVKVIKAVREATGLGLKEAKAVVDGAPAPVKEGVSKDEAEALKAALEEVGASVTVK; this is encoded by the coding sequence ATGGCATTGAACATTGAAAACATTGTTGCAGAATTAGAAGGCGCAACTATTTTAGAATTAAACGACTTAGTAAAAGCTATTGAAGAAAAATTTGACGTATCTGCAGCAGCTCCTGTAGCAGCAGCAGCAGGACCAGCAGCAGCTGGCGAAGAACAAACTGAATTCACTGTAGAATTAACTGCAGCTGGAGACCAAAAAGTTAAAGTTATCAAAGCAGTTCGTGAAGCAACTGGTCTTGGCTTGAAAGAAGCTAAAGCAGTAGTTGATGGCGCTCCTGCACCAGTTAAAGAAGGCGTTTCTAAAGATGAAGCAGAAGCTTTAAAAGCTGCTTTAGAAGAAGTTGGCGCTTCAGTAACAGTAAAATAA